One segment of Xanthomonas oryzae pv. oryzae DNA contains the following:
- a CDS encoding nucleoside hydrolase has translation MQRTWQRAWGLVAMWCMSTAVWAQQPVAAVQSTPALVQTEKVMVSTDIGDDIDDAFALGLLLRSPQLQVLGIASAWGDTTLRAQLLQRLLQQAGRSEIPLAVGARTTSSIAFSQARWAARGQLPAALPDAATMILQQARQHPGEVTLLVLGPMTDAALAQQRDPVGFAKLKRVVAMGGSVRVGYGTSAYRPASALAPEYNILADVPAAQRVFAAGVPIVLLPLDATQITLEEPERIALFAHGDGLTDALTQLYYQWRNTDQPWASATPTVFDAVPVAWLLRPALCPTTPLHLDVDAQGYTREGAGKPNVQACLRVDKPALIEMYMRAVLELH, from the coding sequence ATGCAGCGGACCTGGCAACGCGCGTGGGGATTGGTGGCAATGTGGTGCATGTCGACGGCCGTGTGGGCGCAGCAGCCTGTAGCGGCCGTGCAATCGACACCTGCATTGGTGCAGACCGAGAAGGTGATGGTGTCCACCGACATCGGCGACGACATCGACGATGCGTTCGCGTTGGGGCTGCTGCTGCGTAGCCCGCAGTTGCAGGTGCTGGGCATCGCATCGGCGTGGGGCGACACCACGTTGCGTGCGCAGTTGCTGCAGCGGTTATTGCAGCAGGCCGGGCGCAGCGAGATCCCGCTGGCGGTGGGGGCGCGCACCACCAGCAGTATTGCTTTCAGCCAGGCGCGCTGGGCGGCCAGGGGGCAGTTGCCGGCCGCGCTGCCGGATGCGGCCACGATGATCCTGCAGCAGGCGCGCCAGCATCCGGGCGAGGTCACCTTGCTGGTGCTGGGGCCGATGACCGATGCCGCGCTGGCGCAACAACGCGACCCGGTCGGGTTTGCCAAGCTCAAGCGTGTGGTGGCGATGGGCGGGTCGGTGCGGGTGGGTTACGGCACATCTGCGTATCGCCCGGCCAGTGCGCTGGCGCCGGAGTACAACATCCTGGCCGACGTGCCGGCAGCGCAACGCGTGTTCGCGGCCGGGGTGCCGATCGTGTTGTTGCCACTGGATGCCACGCAGATCACGCTGGAAGAGCCCGAGCGCATCGCGCTGTTTGCGCATGGCGACGGGCTGACCGATGCGCTGACTCAGCTGTACTACCAATGGCGCAACACCGACCAGCCCTGGGCCAGTGCCACGCCCACGGTGTTCGATGCGGTGCCGGTGGCCTGGTTGCTGCGACCGGCGCTGTGCCCGACCACGCCGCTGCATCTGGACGTTGATGCGCAGGGCTATACCCGCGAAGGGGCTGGCAAACCGAATGTGCAGGCCTGCCTGCGCGTGGACAAGCCGGCGCTGATCGAGATGTACATGCGTGCGGTGTTGGAGTTGCACTGA
- a CDS encoding TonB-dependent receptor, with protein sequence MSASRSLKISALAVAVVSLLPLAAAAQQAPSDDGVVRLDAVKVTVERRSEDSKDVPVSASVLRPEFLDAISTSGSDIRVLAGKAPSLNIESSNGRVFPRVYIRGYGNTDFNTYASQPVSLIYDDVVQENVFLKGFPIFDLEGLEVLRGPQGTLFGRNTPAGVVKFNSVKPTIGANDGYASLSYGTYGTMTLESGLSIAMGDHWAARLSTLGQRRDDWVENRDGRDLEGYTDSAVRLQLLYQASDDFSALFNAHARHLDGTARLFRANIIQPGTNQLVEGFDPENSFIDGANRQELQTYGGSANLTWDLGDIALHSITAYEGIGKYYSRGDIDGGFGAVFAPPSGPGVIPFPVETAGGIKSLDQYSQEVRAQSQYEGPLNWQAGLYYFHDDVEGENYTYNTLSGGDLASYQLTRQRNTSWAAFGSLNYAATDRLNLRAGIRYTYDKKTFDALALDRVTLVEPSSGETDNSKVTGDLAATFSINDDVNVYARAARGFRGASFGVPSGTAPLTVAEPETVDSLEVGIKSDLFDNRARLSVDVYDFRVKNQQLTAVGGASNDVRLLNADKTKARGAEFDFEALLTQNLRVTAGGAYNWTRIDDPNLSVGICRTCTVTDPINAAGRAVIDGNDLPQAAKWMANATLRYGIPMGNDGELFFYTDWSYRSEVNFFLYDSKEFTGQPLVEGGAKIGYNWGAGAYELSVFCRNCTNQIRVTGAIDFNNLTGFINDPRIVGAQLRANF encoded by the coding sequence ATGTCCGCCAGCCGGTCGCTCAAGATCAGCGCGCTCGCCGTTGCCGTCGTTTCCCTTCTTCCGCTTGCCGCTGCCGCCCAGCAGGCGCCCAGCGACGACGGTGTCGTGCGTCTGGATGCGGTCAAGGTCACGGTCGAGCGTCGTTCGGAAGACTCCAAGGACGTGCCGGTCTCCGCATCGGTGCTGCGCCCGGAATTCCTGGATGCCATCTCCACCAGCGGCTCGGACATCCGTGTGCTGGCCGGCAAGGCGCCCAGCCTCAATATCGAATCGTCCAACGGCCGTGTGTTCCCGCGCGTGTACATCCGCGGCTACGGCAATACCGACTTCAATACCTATGCCTCGCAGCCGGTGTCGTTGATCTATGACGACGTGGTGCAGGAAAACGTGTTCTTGAAGGGCTTCCCGATCTTCGATCTGGAAGGTCTGGAAGTGCTGCGCGGTCCGCAGGGCACGCTGTTCGGCCGCAATACGCCGGCCGGCGTGGTGAAGTTCAACTCGGTCAAGCCAACCATCGGCGCCAATGACGGCTACGCCAGCCTGTCGTACGGCACCTACGGCACCATGACCCTGGAAAGCGGCCTGAGCATCGCCATGGGCGACCATTGGGCAGCGCGTCTGTCCACCCTGGGTCAGCGCCGCGACGATTGGGTGGAAAACCGCGACGGCCGCGATCTGGAAGGCTATACGGATTCGGCCGTGCGTCTGCAGTTGCTGTACCAGGCCAGCGACGATTTCAGCGCGTTGTTCAACGCGCATGCGCGCCATCTGGACGGCACCGCGCGCCTGTTTCGCGCCAACATCATCCAGCCGGGTACCAACCAGCTGGTCGAGGGTTTCGATCCGGAAAACTCCTTTATCGACGGTGCCAACCGCCAGGAACTGCAAACCTACGGCGGCAGCGCCAACCTGACCTGGGATCTGGGCGATATCGCGCTGCACTCGATCACCGCCTACGAAGGCATCGGCAAGTACTACAGCCGCGGCGACATCGACGGCGGCTTCGGCGCAGTGTTCGCACCGCCGTCGGGCCCGGGCGTGATTCCGTTCCCGGTGGAAACCGCCGGTGGCATCAAGAGCCTGGACCAGTACAGCCAGGAAGTGCGTGCGCAATCGCAGTACGAAGGCCCGCTCAACTGGCAGGCCGGTCTGTACTACTTCCATGACGATGTGGAAGGCGAGAACTACACCTATAACACCCTCAGCGGTGGCGATCTGGCCAGCTATCAGCTGACCCGCCAGCGCAATACTTCGTGGGCGGCGTTCGGGTCGTTGAACTACGCGGCCACCGATCGTTTGAACCTGCGCGCCGGCATCCGCTACACCTACGACAAGAAGACCTTCGACGCGCTGGCGCTGGACCGGGTCACCCTGGTCGAACCGTCCAGCGGCGAGACCGACAACTCCAAGGTCACCGGCGATCTGGCGGCAACGTTCTCCATCAACGACGACGTCAATGTGTACGCACGTGCGGCACGCGGCTTCCGTGGTGCCAGCTTCGGCGTGCCGTCGGGCACCGCGCCGCTGACCGTGGCCGAGCCGGAAACGGTGGATTCGTTGGAGGTCGGCATCAAGTCGGACCTGTTCGACAACCGCGCGCGCCTGAGCGTCGACGTCTACGATTTCCGGGTGAAGAACCAGCAGCTCACCGCAGTCGGTGGCGCGTCCAACGACGTGCGTCTGCTCAACGCCGACAAGACCAAGGCGCGCGGCGCCGAGTTCGATTTCGAAGCCTTGCTCACCCAGAACCTGCGCGTCACCGCCGGTGGCGCCTATAACTGGACCCGCATCGACGACCCGAACCTGTCGGTGGGCATCTGCCGCACCTGCACCGTGACCGACCCGATCAACGCGGCCGGCCGCGCGGTGATCGACGGCAATGACCTGCCGCAGGCCGCCAAATGGATGGCCAATGCCACCCTGCGTTACGGCATCCCGATGGGCAACGACGGCGAGCTGTTCTTCTACACCGACTGGTCGTACCGCAGTGAAGTGAACTTCTTCCTGTACGATTCCAAGGAATTCACCGGCCAGCCGCTGGTCGAAGGTGGCGCCAAGATCGGTTACAACTGGGGCGCGGGTGCGTACGAGTTGTCGGTGTTCTGCCGCAACTGCACCAATCAGATCCGCGTGACCGGTGCGATCGACTTCAACAACCTCACCGGCTTCATCAACGACCCGCGCATCGTGGGTGCGCAGTTGCGCGCCAACTTCTGA
- the prpF gene encoding 2-methylaconitate cis-trans isomerase PrpF, with the protein MRHLPQLRIPATYMRGGTSKGVFFRLQDLPVAAQQPGAARDALLLRVVGSPDPYAKQIDGMGGATSSTSKSVIVSASTRDGHDVDYLFGQVSIDSAFVDWSGNCGNLSAAVGPFAIASGLIDPARVQRDGVATVRIWQANIGKTIVAHVPMTDGAVQETGDFELDGVTFPAAEVQLEFLDPADDAEGEGGAMFPTGNVIDQLEIPGLGTLDATLINAGIPTIFLNARDLGYTGTELQDAINGDPRALIMFETLRAHGAVRMGLIAKVEDAATRQHTPKVAFVAPPADYTASSGKPVHSAEIDLLVRAMSMGKLHHAMMGTAAVAIGTAAAVPGTLVNLAAGGAARSAVRFGHPSGTLRVGAQAQLVDGQWQVTKALMSRSARVLMEGWVRVPAPVAEVQ; encoded by the coding sequence ATGCGCCATCTTCCCCAACTCCGCATCCCCGCCACCTACATGCGCGGTGGTACCAGCAAGGGCGTGTTTTTCCGTCTGCAGGATCTGCCCGTGGCCGCGCAGCAGCCGGGCGCTGCACGCGATGCGTTGTTGTTGCGGGTGGTCGGCAGCCCGGATCCGTATGCCAAGCAGATCGACGGCATGGGCGGTGCCACTTCGAGCACCAGCAAGAGCGTGATCGTGTCGGCCAGCACGCGCGATGGGCATGATGTGGACTATCTGTTCGGGCAGGTCTCCATCGATAGCGCGTTCGTGGATTGGAGCGGCAACTGCGGCAATCTGTCGGCGGCGGTGGGGCCATTCGCCATCGCCAGCGGCTTGATCGATCCCGCACGCGTGCAACGCGATGGCGTGGCGACGGTGCGGATCTGGCAGGCCAATATCGGCAAGACGATTGTCGCGCATGTGCCGATGACCGATGGGGCGGTGCAGGAGACCGGCGACTTCGAACTGGACGGCGTAACGTTCCCGGCGGCCGAAGTCCAGCTGGAATTTCTCGACCCGGCCGACGATGCCGAGGGCGAGGGCGGGGCGATGTTTCCCACCGGCAATGTCATCGATCAACTGGAGATCCCCGGGCTGGGCACGCTCGATGCCACGCTGATCAATGCGGGCATTCCAACCATCTTCCTCAACGCACGCGACCTGGGTTACACCGGCACCGAGCTGCAGGACGCCATCAATGGCGACCCGCGCGCCTTGATCATGTTCGAAACATTGCGCGCGCACGGCGCAGTGCGGATGGGCTTGATTGCGAAGGTGGAAGACGCTGCGACGCGGCAGCACACGCCCAAGGTCGCCTTCGTGGCACCGCCGGCCGACTACACCGCGTCCAGCGGCAAGCCGGTGCATTCGGCCGAAATCGATTTGCTGGTGCGCGCAATGTCGATGGGCAAATTGCATCACGCGATGATGGGCACTGCAGCAGTGGCCATCGGCACCGCGGCAGCGGTGCCGGGCACGCTGGTCAATCTGGCTGCCGGCGGCGCGGCGCGTTCGGCGGTGCGTTTCGGGCATCCGTCCGGCACCTTGCGGGTGGGTGCGCAGGCGCAGTTGGTCGATGGCCAGTGGCAGGTGACCAAGGCGCTGATGAGCCGCAGCGCGCGGGTGCTGATGGAAGGCTGGGTGCGGGTGCCGGCTCCTGTTGCCGAGGTTCAGTGA
- a CDS encoding transposase → MVSSISAGHRALPPRRRALANCCYLLTVTNCQRQRIVDDFQLAASACRVFIAALQEDAALPAWVLMPDHVHWLVQLGNVTPLARVVSCMKTASTRAVNQQRWVPAAVWARAYHDRGLRKETICAAWLVTSSPIRYAPDWSSGSAIPHSGM, encoded by the coding sequence ATGGTCAGCTCTATTTCCGCAGGACACCGTGCGCTACCTCCTCGCCGGCGCGCGCTTGCGAATTGCTGCTACCTACTCACCGTTACAAACTGCCAGCGGCAACGCATCGTCGACGATTTTCAGCTGGCCGCTTCAGCGTGCCGCGTTTTCATCGCCGCGCTGCAAGAAGATGCCGCGTTGCCGGCCTGGGTGCTGATGCCGGACCATGTTCACTGGCTGGTGCAGTTGGGGAATGTCACTCCGCTGGCGCGGGTCGTGTCTTGCATGAAGACGGCAAGCACGCGTGCAGTCAACCAGCAACGCTGGGTGCCTGCCGCAGTCTGGGCGCGGGCCTACCACGACCGCGGCTTGCGCAAGGAGACGATCTGCGCAGCGTGGCTGGTGACCTCATCGCCAATCCGCTACGCGCCGGACTGGTCGAGCGGGTCGGCGATTCCCCATTCTGGGATGTAA
- a CDS encoding ISL3-like element ISXoo13 family transposase, producing the protein MTAKVFEAALGIGAPWSVGAVEFDEATKVLTVPVDFKPGTRFKVSGQKGLHPVHDTVVKTYRHLNFFQHECYLKVRTPRVKLGDGSVRLVEPDFAGRLSGFTLLFEALVLMLSQQMPFAAVARIVGESAYRCMQVCNRYVEMALEQADFSDVTSLAIDETSRARGHDYVTLAADAQARRVIFVTEGRDAKAVKALADDLAAHGCPPEQITSVSIDMSPAFIKGVSEQLPNAQITFDKFHVVGHANAAVDKTRRIEQRTEKSLKGMRWTLLKDVFSLKPTAGAALHGLITAPKLTRTARAWLYKEQLREALDRKQINVMRERLKHWCVCVMRSKVEAMKEVAALVRRHMDGIVAWAQTRQTNGFLEAINGLFQSAKRRARGFKRLSTIKTVIFLIAGKLDFQTFNPHARQPT; encoded by the coding sequence ATGACGGCCAAGGTGTTTGAAGCGGCGCTGGGGATCGGCGCGCCGTGGTCGGTAGGCGCGGTCGAGTTCGACGAAGCGACCAAGGTGTTGACGGTGCCGGTGGACTTCAAGCCGGGCACGAGGTTCAAGGTATCGGGCCAAAAGGGGCTGCATCCGGTTCATGACACCGTGGTCAAGACCTACCGGCACCTGAACTTTTTCCAGCACGAGTGCTACCTGAAGGTTCGCACGCCGCGTGTGAAGCTTGGGGACGGATCGGTTCGCCTGGTCGAGCCGGACTTCGCTGGGCGGTTGTCGGGCTTCACGCTGTTGTTCGAGGCGCTGGTGCTGATGTTGTCGCAGCAGATGCCGTTCGCGGCCGTTGCGCGCATCGTGGGCGAGTCGGCGTACCGGTGCATGCAGGTGTGCAACCGCTACGTCGAGATGGCCTTGGAGCAGGCCGACTTCAGCGACGTCACGTCGCTGGCCATCGACGAGACGTCGCGCGCTCGCGGCCACGACTATGTGACCTTGGCTGCCGACGCCCAGGCGCGACGCGTGATCTTCGTGACTGAGGGGCGGGACGCCAAAGCCGTGAAGGCGCTGGCTGACGATCTGGCAGCTCATGGCTGCCCTCCCGAACAGATCACCTCGGTGAGCATCGACATGTCGCCCGCGTTCATCAAGGGCGTAAGCGAGCAGTTGCCCAACGCGCAGATCACCTTCGACAAGTTCCACGTTGTCGGACATGCGAACGCGGCCGTGGACAAAACCAGGCGCATCGAGCAGCGCACCGAGAAGTCCCTCAAGGGCATGCGCTGGACGCTGCTCAAGGATGTCTTCAGCCTCAAACCGACGGCCGGCGCAGCATTGCACGGGCTGATCACGGCACCCAAGCTCACACGGACGGCCCGCGCGTGGCTCTACAAGGAGCAGTTGCGCGAGGCGCTTGACCGAAAGCAGATCAACGTGATGCGCGAGAGGCTCAAGCACTGGTGCGTCTGCGTGATGCGATCCAAGGTCGAGGCGATGAAGGAAGTCGCAGCCCTCGTGCGCCGCCACATGGACGGCATCGTCGCCTGGGCGCAGACCCGTCAGACCAACGGCTTCCTTGAAGCCATCAATGGCCTGTTCCAGTCCGCCAAGCGCAGAGCTCGCGGCTTCAAACGCCTGTCCACCATCAAGACCGTCATCTTCCTGATTGCCGGCAAGCTGGACTTCCAAACGTTCAACCCGCATGCCCGGCAACCCACTTGA
- a CDS encoding TonB-dependent receptor: MQRFHSYRVRLSVLAVAIAACSPAVQAHSVGASSDAARLASPTRPNSTSSDESQSPAETASAAEQPSSNEHTPSLNDTGGSDAPAADAAKGSVQTLDAMQVTGVRRANAAAVESKRAATNITDVISATDVRALPDSTIVEALRRVPGLSVLPATDNEHPRDEAATPVLRGLGPSYNNVTIDGLTIASPGTPNGTLGSITRGVRLDLLPASMVSELQVVKTFTPDLDPNATGGAINLKTRSAFENGGKPFFSADAALGHANDVGKPRDQEDPGYRVNATGSRTFGSEQQYGVTVSANYQTLSSYTETHMTTDTVHYGFYDNNGVLQSGANLGNGWAVPQQDKYWYVQDQRDRYGVTGKFEMRPSAALEAYAMAGYYYFKDDMERNEVIIDPRNRGKVFNQTATSGSYPGGDIEVGYSNQIVTTRTKVAQLGTIWRPTDRQQFSARGAWSDATYDEPIRMIKYATGITRPAPVPVGQTGSGVTIHATPNYAFNYDTSGFDQRFGVSPQAYNNLDNYSLLYWRPDYKRTAADRILTGRLDYGFNQGESDQGIGFAAGVSYTTDKPSYDIYRVEYQPNSTAPAFGLADVAGTGRPPMRYVGLNLLSIDPNKANRVLAATPLSAFNSTDQQAFSNQDNFTHTEKTFGSYGLISYRSDRLNVQAGVHFDSTTLDTVGRERQLDRASNRYVYVDNPTTADYNYLLPSAVMTYHLTDALDLRAGASRTLGRPPYDAYAARTSIGFVNTTDAGNPNAQGVTVTIGNPDIKPRVSNNLDLSLEWRLPGDFDAFASAAVFDKHIQDEIFTLSRADSFTFDGTTYANALISTPANAAKARIRGVEFNGIVNTLGPIAPWLSGVGFSANVALLDGSLDVPYSVGSGSSVSQSERKLDNLVGQPDYTANATLFYNTGGLELRAAYNRQGKALRSIVSNTDWQDLYWSPRSQLDFTATYAVSKQLSVISQVSNITHSRITSVTGPGQNLLKDSYSVPTTYWVGLRFTPTL; encoded by the coding sequence ATGCAACGCTTCCATTCTTACCGTGTGCGCCTGTCCGTTCTTGCCGTGGCCATTGCCGCATGCTCGCCTGCTGTGCAGGCTCATAGCGTCGGCGCGTCATCCGACGCCGCGCGCCTGGCGTCACCAACACGTCCAAACAGTACTTCATCCGACGAGAGTCAGTCTCCTGCCGAAACAGCGTCGGCGGCAGAGCAACCCTCAAGCAACGAACACACACCCTCGCTCAACGACACGGGCGGCAGCGATGCACCTGCCGCAGACGCAGCTAAAGGCAGTGTACAAACGCTCGATGCCATGCAGGTCACCGGCGTGCGCCGCGCCAATGCGGCGGCGGTGGAAAGCAAGCGCGCTGCGACCAACATCACCGATGTGATCAGCGCCACCGATGTGCGCGCCTTGCCCGACAGCACCATCGTCGAGGCGTTGCGCCGCGTGCCTGGTTTGTCGGTGTTGCCGGCCACCGACAACGAGCATCCGCGCGATGAAGCCGCCACGCCGGTGTTGCGTGGCCTGGGGCCGTCGTACAACAACGTCACCATCGACGGGCTGACCATCGCCTCGCCCGGCACACCGAACGGCACGCTTGGCTCGATCACCCGCGGCGTGCGTCTGGATTTGCTGCCGGCCTCGATGGTCAGCGAACTGCAGGTGGTCAAAACCTTTACGCCCGATCTGGATCCCAACGCGACTGGCGGTGCGATCAACCTCAAGACCCGCAGCGCGTTCGAAAATGGCGGCAAGCCGTTCTTCAGCGCCGACGCGGCACTTGGTCATGCCAACGATGTGGGCAAGCCGCGCGATCAGGAAGATCCCGGTTATCGCGTCAACGCCACCGGCAGCCGCACCTTCGGCAGCGAGCAGCAATACGGCGTCACCGTCTCGGCCAACTATCAAACGTTGAGCAGCTACACCGAAACCCATATGACCACCGACACGGTGCATTACGGGTTCTACGACAACAACGGTGTGTTGCAGAGCGGCGCCAATCTCGGCAATGGCTGGGCGGTGCCGCAGCAGGATAAATATTGGTACGTGCAAGATCAGCGCGACCGCTACGGCGTCACCGGCAAATTCGAGATGCGGCCTAGCGCAGCGCTCGAAGCATATGCCATGGCCGGTTACTACTATTTCAAGGACGACATGGAGCGCAACGAGGTCATCATCGACCCGCGCAACCGTGGTAAGGTCTTCAATCAAACCGCTACCTCTGGCAGCTATCCCGGCGGCGATATCGAGGTGGGTTACTCGAACCAGATCGTCACCACGCGGACCAAGGTTGCGCAGCTGGGCACAATTTGGCGACCGACCGATCGACAGCAGTTTTCCGCGCGCGGCGCCTGGTCGGATGCGACTTACGACGAGCCGATCCGCATGATCAAGTACGCGACCGGCATCACGCGCCCGGCACCGGTGCCGGTGGGTCAGACCGGTAGTGGCGTGACCATCCATGCCACGCCGAACTATGCGTTCAATTACGACACGTCCGGTTTCGATCAACGTTTCGGTGTGTCGCCGCAGGCGTACAACAACTTGGACAATTACAGCCTGTTGTACTGGCGCCCGGACTACAAACGCACCGCGGCCGATCGTATCCTCACCGGCCGGCTCGATTACGGCTTCAATCAGGGCGAAAGCGATCAAGGCATCGGTTTTGCCGCAGGCGTCTCGTACACCACCGACAAGCCGTCCTATGACATCTATCGCGTGGAATATCAGCCCAATTCGACGGCGCCGGCATTCGGCCTGGCCGATGTGGCGGGTACCGGCAGGCCGCCGATGCGCTATGTCGGTTTGAACCTGCTGAGCATCGACCCGAACAAGGCGAACCGCGTGCTGGCCGCCACGCCCTTGAGTGCCTTCAACAGCACCGATCAGCAGGCTTTCAGCAATCAGGATAATTTCACGCATACCGAGAAAACGTTTGGCAGCTATGGTTTGATCAGCTATCGCAGCGATCGTTTGAATGTGCAAGCCGGTGTGCATTTCGACAGCACCACGCTCGACACGGTCGGCCGCGAGCGGCAGCTGGACAGGGCAAGCAATCGCTACGTGTATGTCGATAATCCGACCACTGCGGACTACAACTATCTGTTGCCGTCGGCGGTGATGACCTATCACCTGACCGATGCACTGGATCTACGCGCCGGTGCAAGCCGCACGTTGGGTCGCCCGCCATACGATGCCTATGCCGCGCGTACGTCGATCGGCTTCGTCAACACAACGGACGCCGGCAACCCGAATGCACAGGGCGTTACCGTCACCATTGGCAACCCGGATATCAAGCCACGCGTGTCCAATAACCTGGATTTGTCGCTGGAATGGCGCCTTCCCGGCGATTTCGATGCATTCGCCTCCGCTGCCGTGTTCGACAAGCACATCCAGGACGAGATCTTTACGCTTTCGCGTGCCGACAGCTTTACCTTCGACGGCACCACCTATGCGAATGCATTGATCAGTACACCGGCCAATGCCGCCAAGGCGCGTATCCGCGGTGTGGAATTCAATGGCATCGTCAATACGCTGGGGCCGATCGCGCCATGGTTGAGCGGCGTAGGTTTTAGCGCCAATGTCGCGTTGCTCGATGGCAGCCTGGATGTGCCTTACAGTGTCGGCAGTGGCAGCAGCGTGAGCCAAAGCGAGCGCAAACTCGATAACTTGGTCGGTCAGCCGGACTACACCGCCAATGCCACGTTGTTCTACAACACCGGTGGGCTGGAACTGCGTGCGGCTTACAACCGGCAAGGCAAGGCGCTGCGGTCCATCGTCAGCAATACCGATTGGCAAGACCTGTACTGGTCGCCGCGTTCGCAACTGGATTTCACCGCAACCTATGCGGTGAGCAAGCAGTTGAGCGTGATCAGCCAGGTCAGCAACATTACCCATAGCCGCATCACCAGCGTGACCGGTCCAGGGCAGAATCTGCTCAAGGACAGCTATTCGGTACCCACCACCTATTGGGTGGGTCTGCGGTTCACGCCGACGTTGTAA
- a CDS encoding IS5 family transposase (programmed frameshift) yields the protein MREKNYPSDVSRERFEQIRPILEQARKRTKPVTVDMYEVWCAVLYLLRTGCPWRALPSDFPKWRTVHSYFAKWSEVDDEGMSLLERALKKSQVGAAREKQGRKACSTFLIVDAQSVKNSDTAGQKGYDAGKKVSGIKRHIAVDTQGFPHAVAVTTAEVTDRQGALEALKRCRSGLGRVKRLLCDSGYTGDPFAEGVQDILGKHVTVQIAKRSELHTFKVMPKRWIVERSFAWLEKNRRLWKNCERRLNTSLQFIHLAFLALLLRRS from the exons ATGCGCGAGAAGAACTATCCAAGTGACGTGAGCCGTGAGCGGTTCGAGCAAATCCGCCCGATTCTGGAGCAAGCCCGCAAGCGCACCAAGCCTGTGACAGTGGATATGTATGAGGTGTGGTGCGCAGTGCTGTATCTGCTACGGACAGGTTGCCCGTGGCGTGCGTTGCCCAGTGACTTTCCGAAGTGGCGCACGGTGCATTCCTACTTTGCCAAGTGGAGCGAAGTGGACGATGAAGGAATGAGCCTGCTGGAGCGGGCGCTTAAAAAATC TCAGGTTGGCGCGGCCCGCGAGAAACAGGGGCGCAAGGCCTGCAGTACGTTCTTGATCGTGGACGCGCAGAGCGTGAAGAACAGTGATACAGCCGGCCAGAAAGGCTATGACGCGGGCAAGAAGGTATCGGGGATCAAGCGCCACATCGCGGTGGATACGCAAGGCTTTCCACATGCCGTTGCGGTGACCACGGCGGAAGTCACCGATCGTCAAGGTGCGCTGGAGGCATTGAAACGCTGCCGATCGGGTTTAGGTCGGGTGAAACGCCTGCTGTGCGACAGCGGCTACACCGGAGATCCCTTCGCCGAGGGCGTACAGGACATTCTGGGCAAGCATGTCACCGTACAGATTGCCAAGCGCAGCGAGCTGCATACCTTCAAGGTCATGCCCAAGCGCTGGATTGTCGAACGCAGCTTTGCCTGGCTGGAGAAGAACCGGAGGCTATGGAAGAACTGCGAGCGAAGGCTCAATACCAGCTTGCAGTTCATCCACCTGGCGTTCCTGGCACTGCTGCTCAGGAGATCGTGA
- a CDS encoding glycerophosphodiester phosphodiesterase family protein, translating to MTSRSIAVLAAVLCAAISTTASAAPAGVAAIQARLTNPQGGLVVVAHRGCHAAAPQHGFTDTAPENSLAALERCIAIGADVMETDVRRAADGTLVMLHDATVDRTTDGSGKLSDLTLADLQKLRLRSDEGGAQAPLTDQRVVTLEQMLAKAKGHILLNLDVKDAIYVQVIDAVARAGMQHQVIVKTEAGIFTAPLAAMPPFNTVYFFPILINAHGTADLAAIATAQARNAHPMAFELPKMAAAQLPALVAVSKKHNVRLMVNSLWEGFIAGYGGDADAECDPNKVWGRMYRDGVSIIQTDAPEALLRYRATLEAR from the coding sequence ATGACATCACGTTCCATTGCTGTCCTCGCCGCCGTGCTGTGCGCTGCCATCTCGACCACCGCGAGTGCAGCGCCTGCCGGCGTGGCCGCGATCCAGGCGCGCCTGACCAACCCGCAAGGCGGCCTCGTGGTGGTCGCGCATCGCGGATGTCATGCCGCAGCGCCACAGCACGGCTTCACCGACACCGCGCCGGAAAACTCGCTGGCGGCGCTGGAGCGCTGCATCGCCATCGGTGCCGACGTGATGGAAACCGATGTGCGGCGTGCGGCCGATGGCACCTTGGTGATGCTGCACGATGCCACCGTGGACCGCACCACCGATGGCAGCGGCAAGTTGTCCGATCTCACGCTGGCCGATCTGCAGAAACTGCGCCTGCGCAGCGACGAAGGTGGCGCCCAGGCACCGTTGACCGACCAGCGCGTGGTCACGCTCGAGCAGATGCTCGCCAAGGCGAAAGGGCACATCCTGCTCAATCTGGACGTCAAGGATGCGATCTACGTGCAAGTGATCGACGCGGTCGCACGCGCCGGCATGCAGCACCAGGTGATCGTCAAGACCGAAGCCGGCATTTTCACCGCGCCACTGGCTGCGATGCCGCCGTTCAACACCGTGTACTTTTTCCCGATCCTGATCAACGCGCATGGCACTGCCGACCTTGCGGCAATCGCCACTGCGCAGGCCCGCAATGCGCATCCGATGGCATTCGAATTGCCAAAGATGGCTGCCGCGCAATTGCCGGCGCTGGTGGCAGTGAGCAAGAAACACAATGTGCGGCTGATGGTTAATTCGTTGTGGGAAGGTTTCATCGCCGGTTACGGTGGCGACGCCGATGCCGAGTGCGATCCGAACAAGGTGTGGGGCCGGATGTACCGCGACGGTGTGTCGATCATCCAGACCGATGCGCCGGAAGCCTTGTTGCGTTATCGCGCCACCTTGGAAGCGCGTTGA